The nucleotide sequence AGAGCACCTGTATCTTGAGCATACCATTACCGCTTCGGAAACGGGATCGATATTAGTGCTAGACTACACGATGATCTCAATAAGTAAACTCAAAGCAATCTAAAAACAACAGTTAATGGATGATTGTTAAATAAGTTTTGTTAATACATTTGACAAACACACAAGCATTAGCGGCATTACGAGAAGTTAACAGATCGGATGATGGAATGACAGAacaccaaaataaaaactaagttAGGAATAGTTCACAGGACAAACGGATACAAACGCAAGTTGAGAATTATaacaattttagttttgcttATGGTGTGTAgattttattgccaaaaaaataaagaacaaaTGAGCAAGAAAAAATGGATAGAACaagtaaaataatattattaaaataataataaaatagaaCAGAAAGCGAATAATCAATTGAGGATAAGTAAATTCGATGCGAAATGCGTTTTgtcaaatgcaaaaacaaactttcttcaAATCATACATCATATGCACTATCATATACAGCGTGTTTAAAGATCTATTTGTACGGCGATCAAAGGCATCCGAATAATACATGCTTAAAGCTCGGTGTCTGCGGCATCTGTTTAAAACAGTCCCCGCAGCCCGTCAAAGAACCGACCGAGGCGTCCACCCACGGGCCGGTCTACCAGCTCGTAGAGCGACCTCAGCGTTCCCGCCAGGAATCGGTAGAGCGCAAAGTGCTCCAGCATATTGCCCACGTCCAGCACGAACTCGATCACCCGTGCCACGAAGCGCGTAATGGGCGCACACTGGCACTCGACCATATGCACCATCTGCCGGGAATCGCCGGATTCCGTGGGACCGGGAAGCTCAGTCCCTAGACGTCGCCTCCGGCGCCGGCGGAGACAGGCTGATactggtgatgatgatgatggtttGCGTGGAGTTGGTGGAGGCGGGAACTCACCTTTTGTCTGGCCAGCGCAGTGGTTGGACAACACGGTGCCGGGCGGACCGCGCAGCACGGCCTCCAGGCAGCGAATGTTGTCGCGGCAAGTGTTGATGATCTCGTTCTGGTTTGGGGTCAAGGATTAGCGGAGAATTAGTGTGGGTCCCAGAAGCAACTTGAATTTAACTTACATAATCCTCTGGTCTAAGCAGATGGCATCTGATCTTCAGGGCTCTGGTGTCGTCCAGCCTGTCGCGGCTCTGCTGCAGCAGGGATCGCATCTCCTGCTCTCCGTCCTCGGAGTCCGAGCCACTCGACGAGGAAGTGGTAGCTGGAATAAGTTTGATGCACTTCTCCAGGTTGCGGGAGGAGCGTCTTCTTTCGTCCGCCGTCACAGTGCGTCGTCTCCTGGTTGAAGTATCGCTCTCCGAGGTGCGACGCAGCAGGGACTGAGCGGAGTGGCTCATTCCGCCGAAATCCAACTTGCGTCCCACAGATTCTGCGCGATGGCTAATCTGGTGGCTGGTCGACTGAATCTTGGGCGTGGTCATTAGGGCGGTGGCGGAGGCAGACAACGAAGGCGTGACctgcaattgctgctgctgttgatccGACTGGGGACTAGCCATCAGGCTCTCATCCATGTCTGGGGTGGCACAAATGCTAGTTACATATTCTGTTCTATGCTTGAATAGAATTGTGTTTCTTACCTTGGCAAGACTTTCGTCGAACTTCCAGGGTCTTGCGACGACGCTCGTACTGCAGTTCAAGGGCGCGCTGGCGGCGGGCGTGGTCCACGGTGCTGGTGATTGTGTCCTGGTTGATATGGAGGGTCTTCAGCTCGTGCTTCTGCAGTGAGTCCATGCGCGGCGGCGAGAACGAGTCCAGATTGTTGGCCGCCGACAGAGAACTGCAGCAGTCCGATTGCGAGTCGATGAAATTGCTGCAGAATGGGTTTTATTTTGAGCGGTTATAAATAGCTCTTGGCACGGCCTCAAAGGTCGACCTCATCATTATTTGCACTAGCACTCACCGATAGTCGTCGCCGAATTCCAAGAGACGCCGGGCCGCATCTGAATCAAAGCCCTCGGAATAGTTCTCCGAGTTGTATTTCTCTTGGTAGTTGTCCCACGCCGTCTCCGAGATGCTGCTATGATGGTCCTCAGTGCTGAGTtctgttaaaaaataaatcgtaTTAACAAATTATACGTATTAATTAGGGAATTGTACAAGGATTAAGAGAACAGGATGATAGTTTTCAGTGGAAGGGAAGGTGCTTTGGCAATACCTTTGAGCCTGGTCTGAACCGGCTTGGGTGCTTGTGTGAGAAACAGATAGATAGAGAACACAGTTGAAGTAGTGCCAATATTTTGAAATCCCCTACAGGATTACCACTCACCTGCTTGTTGTTCGTCCTCGTTCATGTAGTTTGAGAGGGCTGCTAAAGCGCCTAACCTCGTATCAGTAGCCAATAGGCCAGCTGTGGTGAAGGAGCCCACCCGGAACTTGGGTAGCATCAGCTGGGTTTCCCCTCCCTCGCCATCGGCCAGTGAAGGTACTCCAGAAACGTCGCCCTTGGGACTCAAAGGAGCAACTACTGCGCCTTTTTGAATGCTCAGAAGGGCATTGGTGAactcctgcagctgctgcgaGGACATGGACTCGCAGGACTTCATCAGTGTCTGGGTGAGATCTCCACCCAGTTCGGAACCTGAATCAGATTTCCTGCCAGCCGATGCGGCCGAAATGCGCTTCTTCCTGGCCTTCCTCCTCCTCAATGAGCCCTTGCTATCCGCCTTCTTGGCTGCATTGCTTCCCGTTCCCGAGGAAGAAGCTGCCCGCGGTCTTGGTCCTGGCGAAAGCGAGTCCAGGGCACTCTCACTGATCGAGTGACTGGCCAGACCGGACGGAGAGTTTTCCACTATCCGGGCCGTGGTTAACTGGGCTGCATCCGTAGTCAACTGGGACAGACACGAGACCGACCATGGTCTCTCCGACTTGCGACGCGTTTGCGATCGCTTTACAATCTTTACATTCAGGCTctggttgctgctgccaaaGCCCAAAGGCGTGACGGGCTGTCCAATGGGTTCAGCCGATCCACCGATTCTCTCCGTGGAATTCCCATAGGAATTCGTGCTCGTTTGCATACATGTGGCAATGGAATCGGTGAAGCCCTCCGATGTATCCGATCCCGCACCATTCGGTGCTCCTCCGTTTACTCCTGCTCCAGCTTGGGGCACCGAGTCTGTTTCGGATGCTTCTCCGGAGGCCTCACAGTCATCTGGCTTGCAGCTGGGCAGGAGCTCGTGCGTGTGGCTCCGGGTCAGCAGCTGTGGGGTCGAGGGCTGGTGCTCCAGCCATTCCTAAAAATGCATTgatatttgttattatttgaaatGAGCAATTGTGCAGGTTTTGTTTGATGAATGGGAAAAATATATCTATTAAAAAGGGACATTTTTCCATTGTAATGAGTGGTGGTTTGCTATTATAGCTTTGATGATTTCTGGATCTCGAAGGGTCTTACCTCCACACGCTGCTTGATGGGATGGGGCATAGTGACCTCGCGCTTCTTGACCGTCGACGAGATCTTAATGATGGAATGTTTCTGCTTGGTTGGCGTCTTCAGTGCGGTCTCTTGGGCGTCGCGCACCAAATGCTCGGCTTCCAGCACCAACTGCTTGATTGAATCATGCGAGACCTTGCCCTGAGAAAAGAGAGCGAGAGGAAAGGCGGAGAGTGTGAGAAGCGAGCGAGGGAAATTTGTTTAGAGAGCGGAAATTAATGAGCGTGCCCAATCGGAGTTGCAAGCTCTAGGCGGTTGATTCAGTGAAGTCGTAAAAAGATGACTAACTAAAGTGAGACTCCCCTAAGAGAACTGAATGCTAtcctaaagaatatatatCCTTATTAAGCAATATATAGTGCAATTTAATACACTAATAACTTGGATAATAATATTggattgtttttaaatttctactGTAATGGTGATCAGCCTAATAGGAAATGCCTCGCAAGAGAGTCGACTTCTTATCAGCAACGAGGGAAATACTGCCAAAGCTGTGCAAGTGGTGGGAGTGCTTTTCCTTATCGCTGAGAACACTCTTATCGCCATTTGTCACCCATTTTCAGTGCACTTCAACGTCATTACTGTCGAGTGGATTTGAATTGATTGGAGTGGAGTGCAGCGGGTGGGGGAGTAAAGTGTAGACTTGAATTTGCCATATATGAACATGGCCATACACCATTGTTCTTATCTAGTTCTGTTTATATCGCAGCCTTTCCCTGCACCTTGCCACTACTTTTTGCACAACTCATCAATCAAGTAAGTAGGTTGCTCACGAGTAAATTTCTTGTACAGAAAAGGCGTTTTGTCTGACAACAGATATTATTTTTACACCATGTGAGACATtgttttgcagaatctgtagTTGAGTAACAAGCGGCAAACAAGCGTTTGTGTAGCAATGTTCCAGACTATTTAAATTccaaaaattctttaaaaaaaggGCTAAATTTCCTTAAAAAGAATTCATTCACTAGATACTTCTAAGTAGCCCGACCAACTGATAATTCGACAAAATCAGAGCATTGCGGCCTTACAAGATATCTTGTTGACACATATGCAAATCACCGAAGCGTGGCTAAATATTCCAGTACCATTACGAAATCTATTTGATATTTGGGAACTATTTAGTCTCTCCCGGGTCAATTGAACAATTTGAAGGTTTTGTTTGAATCGCTCCGTCAGATGTCGCGcacggttttttttttttcagttttgctGCAGTTTCTCTacatctgcatctgtatctttaTCGCAGCTACTCGAATCCGAAACTCACTTTTGCCGTCAGCGGATGGTTAATCTTTggcttaatttaattaacaactTCCTGCGGTGAGTGAGGCACGCGATTGGAGGTAGTTTGAGAGCGACTGATGCCAAAACGGAAACAATTTTCTAATGCCGAGTGAAAACGGCGCTTATGTTCACGGTTTGCAGCTTAAAATGTCAACTTACAGTTACAGCCAGTTGCCCAGTGAGCGCGAAAAGAGCGATTGGGCGTTCGCGATAATTAAAGGCAATTATTAGTGCGAGTGCGGACGGCCGGCCAGCCAATTAAGCCCAAAACTGGAAAGCCACAGctccagatacagatacgttCCCATTCGGAGTCGGATTCGTATACAACTTCAACTCCTTGGCGGCAGTGGCTCTTAGACTGTCGTCGTAGCGCTATCTCGGTCTGCCCGTCTGAGCCTGTCTCGCTCGCACAACTTTAGGCCTTGACAGTTGTCGATTTGGATTTCttccttttatttatatttttaccCGCACGCaacgtgttttttttttttttttttgttttgaccaAAATCTAATCGCGTTAATTTTGTTCTTTGGAAAATTGAGGTCAAATGCTTACAGTTTTGGCAGAACTAGGGCGGTTATGAGCAagtttaaatgtatataatttaaaaatgtaaatattgtaATACCTTTCAAATTAGTAATTACTTCACTATTtcttcaatttcaatttgatttgtttcttttttccagGCACTCACAGTTTTATATCTACTCAGCGGGAGTGGTAGCAAAGATCACAGgtattttgtaaatgttttatttcacgTCAAATCACTGTTTTAATGAGTTGAACTATTATGTTTgctgtgttttttattttacaattcGAATGCTGTTTTGTATTTCTCGTTgtgttttccatttatttaatgcaaatttcgcaagcaaaataaacacattttataGCTGCTCTTGCTCTGGGCTTTCTATTGTTTTTTCTAGCAATTGTTCGTCGGCTGGCTATTTAACTTTTTTGCCATTATCTTGGCATAAAGTCCGCTCCCCGATTTCGTCCGTCCGTCGGCTCCAACGTTGCGAATCACACTGAGGCTAATGCTCCGCCGGTGCCTCCATCGCCACTCTGGAGTGCACTCACTCTCGCACTTCAGCGTGGATGTACGAGTAGTGCGGATTGCTCCACGAATTAAAATAAACCTCGGAATCAAAATGCGTCTGATAATTGCTATAATGGAAGGGGGAATAGCGGTGAGCAGCCCGACAGCTGATAAGATAATGCTCCGAATTGATTCGGAGTCAAAATCAGCGAGAGGAGCAGGCATTGGCAGTCAGATAGATAGGAAGCTTCTGCATTTGATTTCTACTTTTCCATTCCCATTATacttttattatatatttatttcgctcaatttttgtttcgtatcTTTGCTGAACACTTTAATTTGCGGGTGGGTACAAATCATTTGTGCACGTCGATAAGATAAGTGAAATGTTAGTTTTGCTGGTATGATTTTTCTTACAGTAATTAACccgctatgtacatattatacatatatggtcCCATTTTCATGTTTCTATCTAATCTCAGCAGATGTATCTCCAATTTATTGATAAAAAGTGTTGACACTTTTAAGTTGATCCAGTTTTGAATGCATTGATTAAAGTCATACTTTTGTGGCAAAGATAAATACACTTGTCTATCAGTTTTTGGGCagtgaattatttattatcaCTGCAATAACACTAATTTAAACGCTGTCTTTGTCCATCAGTTTGCCAACTTTTAATTTGCGAGTTCGTACAAATCATGGGTGCCCCATCGATAAGATATGAAATTGACCAAGCTCTGATCTTTTTCATAAGATTTATTTCTGCTTTGACCGACGTCACCGCTTTTCGTTATCTTGAAATCAGTTGGTTGGTTGCGCCAACTTGATATATGGGATTCGTTTTTTGGGGTTCGGGATCAGGTTCGGACTCCAGATCGGGTTgcgaaaatgcaaaatttgtCAAAATTAATCAAGGCTGCACAAGATTTCACTCTCAATAAATCAACGCACTGCGCGATGCGGTGCGCTGCACTCCGAGGGAAATAAGGGGAAAACCGCCTGCCCTCGGCTGGAAAATGGCGGTGGAAATTGCGTGCGACAActgtaaaatgcaaatgggACTGCGAAAATGCGCAAACATGTTCAAACGCTGACCGGGGAAAAGTGAGAGTGTTGACTACTGCCAAACACGTTGGCTAGTCCAAAACCTCAGAGACGACATTGATAGGCACCGACAAATGATGGGAGCACCTCGGCGGGAGATACGGTAGATACGCACTCCTTTATCTGTGCTGCGCTGCGCTGCACTGCATTTCCCACACCTCCGCACCCAACCCAATGGACCAGCTCGCATTACACTCCATTACGCTCAGCAAGTTGTCAGCTTGGCATGTTTTACCACCGCATTTACACGCACAAAAAGTGACCACAAAATATCAGTCGGGAGAAATTTGAAACGCACGCAAGCCGCTAAATCAAAACGGGGGCAGGGGATCGCAATTGGACCACCGACATCGATCGATTTGGCAGGCCAACGATCGATGGGTCGCGCTCCGAATCGATCATGAGTGATAGCCGGTTGAAGTCGGGGAAAATAATCTAGAACACAAATTCACTGATTGGTAAAAGGGGTATCCCGCGGAACTTCAGATCACGGCCCTTTAAAGAGAAAGTCTTTCCCGTAGACTAAGAAGATTACACTAGCTGCCCTAGGCTGACGACGTCGTTTTGATTCCCTTCTTGTCCATCTAGCTATATTCACTTAATTATTAAGTGTGTCCAATTAATAATATGTCATTAATCACATTGGCAGTGCACAAAATGGCTCTCTCGTGCTAATGTCTCAATCTCATTAGCAGGAAGTGCCACTTCCTGCTTCCATCATATCAATAAATTATGGCTTACCTTGACTGGGGAAACAAGCGTGGATCCAGACACGGTGGCATTGCTGGCCTGGGATTTCGAGGACTTGGCCGATTTGGCCGGCGATCTCGGGGGCAAGTGGCAACTGGCTACAGTTTCTGCCGCCCAAACGGTGAAGTTGCAAGAGTCCGCGCGACTGTACACACCGTTGCTCATCTGTAGGAgaaaaaatggattttaataACACTCATCACtaatgtttaattatattcttaaatttaaatgttacaGCTGCCAAATACTGTCGAGAAGACATTGCAAACGTTATTTCTGCCTATAAATCTCATGCCGTTTTTTGCCCAGCCTGTCCCTTGTGAttgtttcgttttatttcgcCTCACGTCCGCCTGGGCTCTTTTCATTTGCCTTCAATGAAGAAATAAATCACACGTTTTCAAGTTAATTTCGTACTTTCCCATTTTTGACGTGCTCCGCTCAATTTCCCGAGCGGCGGCGATCGTTTTTCCTGGACCACGACGTCATGCCATGTCGGTAGTCATCGATCGAGGCTTCAGTCTGCCGTTTGCAGCGGCAGGAGTAGTCGGTGCATGATTCGCTTTCATTAACCCAACTGCTTAATCATCCGTCGAGGTTTCCCATTTATTGGAAAGCCTGTGGCCGGCACCCAGACCCAGTCCCAAAACTAAAACTACAACTAAAACCAAACCCGATCCCAATCCCAGTCCCTCCTCCCGTTCCTGCCCCTCGGAGTTGTGGCAAACAAAACTCTTTTATTGACACAAGTCACAGACATGGCCACTAGACTTGAGCACTTGGCACTTGACTGACTGTGGGAACCTGTCCAAAAGTCGAGAGGACCGAACTGAATCGAATCGAACCCGATGTCTAGTTCTCCACAAATGACGGCATGACCAAGAGGATCGCACTGCGAGGGTTCTTGAAGAGTTGTGCAAAACGTTGGGCAATAAAGGGTTCTCTTCCCGAGGTTGATTTCAGAGAAAACCGTATAGATAAGGTAATAGTGTATACGTGAACCATTCACTTGACATAATATCCCTGTTACCAGCTGGTCAGGAAACTATattcataatattattattgactataaaagCATTTCTATTATATTTATGATAGATCTAGAGATCACTTACCTGCTGAGATTTGGTGGCGTTTCCATTTGCCATATCAGCAGCTGCTTCATCGTCACCCATCTTGATCTTGGCCAGATCCTCGGCTGCCTCACCCTCGTTGTTGTTTTGCGGCTGATGTTGCATGCTGCTGtagcaattgttgttgctaatgATGTGTCTGCCGTCGATGGCATTGCCATTGATTTGGAGCTCCATCTGTGACTGCGACTGCGATTGCGAGTGGATTTGCATCTGTAGCTGGGTTACTCGCGAGGTGGCTGAGGTCTCCGTGAGCCTGCCGTTCGAGTTGGAGTTCGAATTCGAATTTGAATTGGAGGAGGAACAggcgctgctgctgtcgtAGTTGCTGCTGTGCAGTGTTGCAATGGATGTTGCAGTTGCGGTTGCTGCCGCCGTGATTGTCGTGGCGCTGACCAGAGCCACCTTGTTCTCCTTATCAGAGTCGTCGCTGGGCGGGAGTGGTCCACCCGTGGCCGTAGTCGAGGAGACGGCCGTGGACTGCAGACCATCCACActcgatgttgctgctgcggcagtcggtgctgcagttgctgctgttgcaacttccaatgttgctgctgctgtcgccgTGTAGAGCCAACcttcgtcgtcgtcatccGTTGAGGCATCAGCCGATTTCAGTATCTGTGTGGCAGGAAGACGTCGAATGGAAAGGGAAAGGGAGGGAAAACGCAATGGAACATTAAAATCAGCAGTAACAAAATTCGCCAAAGGAAAGCCAACTGAAGAAGAAACCGACGATGAAGATGAAGTGGTAGAAAATGAAGTTTAATTAGCGTTACTTGcgcaaaatggcaaattgtTGTGCCGATGCACtgccaactggcaactggcaactggcaacttgcAACGCGATgttgcgctgctgctgctgcacatgAGCAACATCTTTGAAACTTCGTTCGGTTGCCGACAACGACGCCTTCTCCCTGACTTTACTGACTCTTCCAACTCCAGCGACTTCTCTCCTTTGTCTTTCTGCTggcaatttatttccatttcgaATGGTGACGACCTCAGCAGTTGTCAAATGTGGGAGGAAGACTGGAGTATTGAAGGGGAGTGCTGGGGAATCAATGGAGGCGGAGTAAAGTAAAGAAGTTGTAGACAAGCCAGGCAGacagacaaacaaattaaGTCTGAATGCTGTCAGCTTAAGAAGGCGAAGTACAAGATCTTGAGAAAATCTAATGTAGGTAAGATATTCAGCAATACTgcttcttttcaaaatcaaaatattttataaataattggGTTATTTGACTTTTTGCTCCAAactaagaatttttttttagccctCGAAAGAGGTAATACGTCTGCTTTTGATCATTGTGTTTAATGATTAATGATCCTTAAGTTAATGGTGTTGTCGTAGTTGTTAGTGTTGAATAATGAAGACTACCGAATAATAGAAtacaaaagttaattaagaAATTGTTAGGCATGCCGCTATGAATGTTTTTAGATACACGTTAGCTTATAAAAATGACGAGCTAGTGATGCATGCTAATTATTTCAGAGGATAGGGCTCTGGAAGACTTGGTAGAAACCACGGTCCATCGATGGACGTGACCCCAACACCTCGCGAGTGGAACGAATGCCACCGATGATCGGTTGATATGTCTGACCCGTGACCGAGAGAAATGCGCGCAGAGATCGCAGAGATCCGCCACCAGAGAACGGTACTTACGTCGCCTCCAGCTCTGCGCCGATGGATCAGGCTCGGATCATCCTCGCTCTGGAGATCACTGCCCGCCGCGTTTCCCTGCTCGTTGTCCGTGTCCAGGTGCTTGAAATAGAAGATCGCACAGTTCTTCGACTTGCGATTGGATCGGTTGAACTTGGAGGTGTCATTGTGGTGATGACGCGTCTTGCGCAGCCCCAAAGGCGACTTGTTCAGCTCGTGGCCGAGTCCGTGACCGAGCCCATGACCGTGACTGGTGTTTCCATGTGAATTGGGTGTGATTACCGCCACGGCAATGTTCTTGCCGTGCGCTTTGTTGGGCAGCATTTTGTTGCCGATATTGTGATTTCGTTGCTGTAGCAacgagttgctgctgctgatattgctgttgctgctctgGGGCATCTCAATGAGGTTAAGGACCCTTCGGGTGCTGCCCACTGTTGGGGGTAATCCTCTTCTGCTCAACTGCTGCACCTGCTCGAAGTCACTGCTCTCTGAATCCGCCTCGAAATCCGTTAGGGTGGCTGTACCACTGGGATTCGGGTGGTTCACCTGTCTCCACGATCGC is from Drosophila melanogaster chromosome 3L and encodes:
- the klar gene encoding klarsicht, isoform F, producing MPQSSNSNISSSNSLLQQRNHNIGNKMLPNKAHGKNIAVAVITPNSHGNTSHGHGLGHGLGHELNKSPLGLRKTRHHHNDTSKFNRSNRKSKNCAIFYFKHLDTDNEQGNAAGSDLQSEDDPSLIHRRRAGGDILKSADASTDDDDEGWLYTATAAATLEVATAATAAPTAAAATSSVDGLQSTAVSSTTATGGPLPPSDDSDKENKVALVSATTITAAATATATSIATLHSSNYDSSSACSSSNSNSNSNSNSNGRLTETSATSRVTQLQMQIHSQSQSQSQMELQINGNAIDGRHIISNNNCYSSMQHQPQNNNEGEAAEDLAKIKMGDDEAAADMANGNATKSQQMSNGVYSRADSCNFTVWAAETVASCHLPPRSPAKSAKSSKSQASNATVSGSTLVSPVKGKVSHDSIKQLVLEAEHLVRDAQETALKTPTKQKHSIIKISSTVKKREVTMPHPIKQRVEEWLEHQPSTPQLLTRSHTHELLPSCKPDDCEASGEASETDSVPQAGAGVNGGAPNGAGSDTSEGFTDSIATCMQTSTNSYGNSTERIGGSAEPIGQPVTPLGFGSSNQSLNVKIVKRSQTRRKSERPWSVSCLSQLTTDAAQLTTARIVENSPSGLASHSISESALDSLSPGPRPRAASSSGTGSNAAKKADSKGSLRRRKARKKRISAASAGRKSDSGSELGGDLTQTLMKSCESMSSQQLQEFTNALLSIQKGAVVAPLSPKGDVSGVPSLADGEGGETQLMLPKFRVGSFTTAGLLATDTRLGALAALSNYMNEDEQQAELSTEDHHSSISETAWDNYQEKYNSENYSEGFDSDAARRLLEFGDDYRNFIDSQSDCCSSLSAANNLDSFSPPRMDSLQKHELKTLHINQDTITSTVDHARRQRALELQYERRRKTLEVRRKSCQDMDESLMASPQSDQQQQQLQVTPSLSASATALMTTPKIQSTSHQISHRAESVGRKLDFGGMSHSAQSLLRRTSESDTSTRRRRTVTADERRRSSRNLEKCIKLIPATTSSSSGSDSEDGEQEMRSLLQQSRDRLDDTRALKIRCHLLRPEDYNEIINTCRDNIRCLEAVLRGPPGTVLSNHCAGQTKDLLGAWEDLLSWSENASAARKLQQEMSVLKSSLQRLGDKPTPELLDTEPAIQIAVEALKLEQTQLTSYRTNMLRLNASVHSWLTKQERRLQSALEEQEQQQESEQLKQQKLVEEEKGADVQKELASTGAVAITVTDSNGNQVEALATGEASTSTPAWDVHTLMSSEQEFHKHLKNEVSDMYSSWDEADARINTQLEMLTNSLIAWRQLESGLSEFQLALGQDRGTLKGLEGALDKGQATPVELAQNVKLVAKLLSEKVHVSQEQLLAVQQHLDPNHIYHITKFTASNGSLSDSGISDGGATSDGGLSERERRLGVLRRLAKQLELALAPGSEAMRSIAARMESAEADLKHLQNTCRDLIVRTAASHQQKQQIQQNQTQQVSPKANGHIKKQAAKGKAEPQSPGRRGKGARKARQAKKAGEDQQVEEPSLSPEQQKMVLKQLKTLTSGDGGDDPSDDPSLLFNLESSEEDGEGADPAQTSKRGWAWRIARAAVPMQVALFTIFCAACLMQPNCCDNLNNLSMSFTPQLRYIRGPPPI
- the klar gene encoding klarsicht, isoform G, whose translation is MPHPIKQRVEEWLEHQPSTPQLLTRSHTHELLPSCKPDDCEASGEASETDSVPQAGAGVNGGAPNGAGSDTSEGFTDSIATCMQTSTNSYGNSTERIGGSAEPIGQPVTPLGFGSSNQSLNVKIVKRSQTRRKSERPWSVSCLSQLTTDAAQLTTARIVENSPSGLASHSISESALDSLSPGPRPRAASSSGTGSNAAKKADSKGSLRRRKARKKRISAASAGRKSDSGSELGGDLTQTLMKSCESMSSQQLQEFTNALLSIQKGAVVAPLSPKGDVSGVPSLADGEGGETQLMLPKFRVGSFTTAGLLATDTRLGALAALSNYMNEDEQQAELSTEDHHSSISETAWDNYQEKYNSENYSEGFDSDAARRLLEFGDDYRNFIDSQSDCCSSLSAANNLDSFSPPRMDSLQKHELKTLHINQDTITSTVDHARRQRALELQYERRRKTLEVRRKSCQDMDESLMASPQSDQQQQQLQVTPSLSASATALMTTPKIQSTSHQISHRAESVGRKLDFGGMSHSAQSLLRRTSESDTSTRRRRTVTADERRRSSRNLEKCIKLIPATTSSSSGSDSEDGEQEMRSLLQQSRDRLDDTRALKIRCHLLRPEDYNEIINTCRDNIRCLEAVLRGPPGTVLSNHCAGQTKDLLGAWEDLLSWSENASAARKLQQEMSVLKSSLQRLGDKPTPELLDTEPAIQIAVEALKLEQTQLTSYRTNMLRLNASVHSWLTKQERRLQSALEEQEQQQESEQLKQQKLVEEEKGADVQKELASTGAVAITVTDSNGNQVEALATGEASTSTPAWDVHTLMSSEQEFHKHLKNEVSDMYSSWDEADARINTQLEMLTNSLIAWRQLESGLSEFQLALGQDRGTLKGLEGALDKGQATPVELAQNVKLVAKLLSEKVHVSQEQLLAVQQHLDPNHIYHITKFTASNGSLSDSGISDGGATSDGGLSERERRLGVLRRLAKQLELALAPGSEAMRSIAARMESAEADLKHLQNTCRDLIVRTAASHQQKQQIQQNQTQQVSPKANGHIKKQAAKGKAEPQSPGRRGKGARKARQAKKAGEDQQVEEPSLSPEQQKMVLKQLKTLTSGDGGDDPSDDPSLLFNLESSEEDGEGADPAQTSKRGWAWRIARAAVPMQVALFTIFCAACLMQPNCCDNLNNLSMSFTPQLRYIRGPPPI